A portion of the Oxynema aestuarii AP17 genome contains these proteins:
- a CDS encoding class I SAM-dependent methyltransferase gives MHIENRSQYKETWDNLAGSSDNAKLYVAGHTDEAELDRTGLNTVNRIERLVGIRPTDICLEIGCGIGRVGKFLSPKCAQWIGTDISGQMLRYAAERLAGLDNIELIELSTVGLSEIPDSSIDMVYCTVVFMHLYEWDRYRYILEAFRVLKPGGRCFFDNLDITSKRGWEMFMEGFSYPIDRRPAHLSMCSTGDELYTYAKKAGLERVEVHRWGDARVGVTGVKPGRSRS, from the coding sequence GTGCATATCGAAAATCGCTCCCAATATAAAGAAACCTGGGATAATTTAGCCGGATCCAGTGATAACGCCAAATTATATGTAGCCGGACATACCGACGAAGCCGAATTAGATCGAACCGGACTCAATACCGTCAACCGAATCGAACGCTTGGTCGGGATTCGTCCCACCGATATCTGTTTGGAAATTGGCTGCGGAATTGGCAGAGTGGGCAAGTTTTTAAGCCCGAAATGTGCCCAATGGATCGGCACCGATATTTCCGGGCAAATGTTGCGTTATGCTGCCGAACGTTTGGCGGGATTGGACAACATCGAACTGATTGAATTAAGTACGGTGGGGTTGAGTGAAATCCCCGATTCTTCTATCGATATGGTTTACTGTACGGTAGTTTTCATGCACTTGTACGAATGGGATCGCTATCGTTACATCCTCGAAGCCTTTCGCGTTCTCAAACCCGGCGGACGTTGCTTTTTTGACAATCTCGATATCACCTCCAAACGCGGTTGGGAAATGTTTATGGAGGGCTTTTCTTATCCGATCGATCGCCGTCCCGCCCATTTGAGTATGTGTTCGACCGGGGACGAACTTTATACCTATGCCAAAAAAGCAGGTTTGGAACGAGTAGAAGTTCATCGCTGGGGTGATGCCCGCGTGGGCGTAACGGGGGTCAAACCCGGACGCAGTCGATCGTAA
- the yidD gene encoding membrane protein insertion efficiency factor YidD yields the protein MKWILTGLIRGYRWLISPLFPPSCRFEPTCSQYALEAVERFGPWRGGWMAIARILRCHPFHPGGYDPVPPLEKGRSTDGNG from the coding sequence GTGAAGTGGATTTTGACCGGATTAATTCGGGGTTATCGATGGTTGATTTCGCCCTTATTTCCCCCTTCGTGTCGATTTGAGCCGACCTGTTCTCAATATGCTCTAGAAGCAGTGGAACGGTTCGGACCGTGGCGGGGAGGTTGGATGGCGATCGCCCGAATTTTGCGCTGTCATCCCTTCCATCCCGGGGGATACGATCCGGTTCCCCCGTTGGAAAAAGGGCGATCGACCGACGGTAACGGTTAG
- a CDS encoding diacylglycerol/polyprenol kinase family protein, whose product MFEIESIGTLSLQLAVVSLWLGGIILAAEGIYQYTHISSEVVRKIVHIGTGNVILFAWWLEIPAWVAIGASAVAATVALLSYRFEFLPGINSIGRKSLGTFFYAVSIGVLVACFWPVGHPEYAAIGILVMAYGDGLAALIGQHFGKHPYRFWGEKKSVEGSLTMAMGAYFVSILILIDVRGNSWEVWAVSLAIAVLATVLEAFSKLGIDNLTVPLASAGLAFFLSQWF is encoded by the coding sequence GTGTTTGAAATTGAATCGATCGGTACTCTTTCCCTACAACTGGCGGTCGTCTCCCTGTGGTTAGGTGGAATCATCCTCGCCGCCGAAGGAATTTACCAATACACCCACATTTCCTCCGAAGTCGTCCGCAAAATCGTGCATATCGGTACGGGAAATGTGATTTTATTTGCCTGGTGGCTGGAAATCCCCGCCTGGGTGGCTATTGGGGCGTCCGCCGTCGCCGCCACCGTCGCCTTACTGTCCTACCGCTTCGAGTTTTTACCGGGAATTAACAGTATCGGACGTAAAAGCCTCGGCACCTTTTTTTATGCGGTCAGTATCGGCGTTCTCGTCGCTTGCTTTTGGCCCGTGGGTCATCCCGAATATGCGGCGATCGGCATTCTGGTGATGGCGTATGGCGACGGGTTAGCCGCGTTAATCGGCCAACATTTCGGCAAACATCCCTATCGCTTTTGGGGCGAAAAAAAGAGCGTGGAAGGCTCTTTAACGATGGCGATGGGTGCCTATTTTGTCAGTATTTTAATATTAATTGACGTGCGCGGTAATAGCTGGGAAGTCTGGGCGGTGAGTTTGGCGATCGCCGTGTTGGCAACGGTTCTCGAAGCTTTTTCAAAACTGGGAATTGATAACCTCACCGTTCCTCTCGCGAGTGCGGGATTGGCGTTTTTCTTATCTCAATGGTTTTGA
- the miaB gene encoding tRNA (N6-isopentenyl adenosine(37)-C2)-methylthiotransferase MiaB, protein MSSSPRRYHITTFGCQMNKADSERMAGILDNMGFKWVEDPLAADLVVYNTCTIRDNAEQKVYSYLGRQAKRKQEKPDLTLVVAGCVAQQEGEALMRRVPELDLVMGPQHANRLQDLLDDVFAGNQVVATEPIHIIEDITKPRRDSRVTAWVNVIYGCNERCSYCVVPNVRGIEQSRTPEAIRAEMEELGRQGYKEVTLLGQNIDAYGRDLPGTKEDGRHLYNFTDLLYFVHDVPGIERIRFATSHPRYFTERLIRACRDLPKVCEHFHIPFQSGDNDVLKAMSRGYTQEKYRRIIDKIRELMPDAAISADAIVGFPGETEEQFENTLKLVDDIGFDQLNTAAYSPRPGTPAALWENQLSEEVKSDRLQRLNHLVGVRAAERSQRYGGRIEEVLVEDLNPKDPTQVMGRTRSNRLTFFTGDLDRLKGQLVKVKITEVRAFSLTGEPLEVAQLVTA, encoded by the coding sequence ATGTCGTCTTCTCCTCGCCGATATCATATTACAACCTTCGGCTGTCAGATGAACAAAGCCGACTCGGAGCGCATGGCTGGTATTCTCGATAACATGGGCTTCAAGTGGGTGGAAGACCCGTTAGCGGCGGATCTCGTCGTGTACAACACCTGCACGATTCGCGACAATGCAGAACAAAAAGTTTATTCTTATCTGGGCCGACAAGCCAAACGCAAACAAGAGAAACCGGATTTAACCTTAGTGGTCGCCGGATGCGTGGCGCAACAGGAAGGGGAAGCGCTGATGCGGCGGGTTCCGGAACTGGATTTGGTGATGGGGCCGCAACATGCGAACCGCCTGCAAGATTTGCTCGACGACGTGTTTGCGGGCAATCAGGTGGTCGCCACGGAACCGATTCATATTATCGAAGATATCACCAAACCGCGCCGGGATAGTCGGGTGACGGCTTGGGTGAACGTGATTTACGGTTGTAACGAACGCTGCAGCTACTGCGTGGTTCCGAACGTGCGCGGAATCGAGCAATCGCGGACGCCGGAGGCGATTCGGGCGGAAATGGAGGAACTCGGACGTCAGGGGTACAAGGAAGTGACCTTACTCGGACAGAATATCGACGCTTACGGGCGCGATTTGCCGGGGACGAAAGAGGACGGACGGCATTTGTATAATTTTACCGATCTGCTCTATTTCGTTCACGACGTTCCGGGGATCGAACGGATTCGGTTCGCGACGAGTCACCCCCGTTATTTTACGGAAAGATTGATTCGCGCTTGTCGGGATTTGCCGAAGGTTTGCGAACATTTTCACATTCCGTTTCAGTCGGGGGATAATGACGTGCTCAAGGCGATGTCGCGGGGATATACGCAAGAGAAATATCGCCGAATTATCGATAAAATTCGCGAATTGATGCCGGATGCGGCGATTAGTGCGGATGCGATCGTCGGGTTTCCGGGAGAAACGGAAGAACAGTTTGAAAATACGCTCAAATTGGTCGACGATATTGGGTTCGATCAGTTGAATACGGCGGCGTATTCGCCGCGTCCCGGGACTCCGGCGGCGCTGTGGGAAAACCAGCTTTCGGAAGAGGTGAAAAGCGATCGCCTCCAACGGTTGAATCATTTGGTGGGGGTTCGCGCCGCCGAACGATCGCAGCGTTATGGGGGACGGATTGAAGAGGTGTTAGTCGAGGATCTCAATCCCAAAGATCCGACGCAAGTGATGGGTCGCACGCGATCGAATCGTTTGACCTTTTTCACGGGAGATCTCGATCGCCTCAAAGGACAATTAGTGAAGGTGAAAATTACCGAAGTTCGCGCCTTTAGTTTGACGGGAGAACCGTTAGAAGTCGCGCAATTAGTGACTGCATAA